A genomic window from Flavobacterium phycosphaerae includes:
- a CDS encoding EthD family reductase: protein MVKMTVIYNIPKDVAFFEKHYFETHVPLAKQLPGLIKYEINDGQIISTTGHTEIHRVANLYFNSMEEMMNAFQSEIGKQCAADRKILASNEEVQIYLYNTKEI, encoded by the coding sequence ATGGTAAAAATGACAGTAATCTACAACATCCCGAAAGATGTGGCTTTTTTTGAAAAACATTACTTTGAGACTCATGTCCCTTTAGCAAAACAATTGCCGGGTCTGATTAAATATGAAATAAACGACGGGCAGATTATTTCAACCACTGGCCATACTGAAATACACCGTGTGGCAAACTTATATTTTAACTCAATGGAGGAGATGATGAATGCATTTCAATCTGAAATAGGAAAACAATGTGCTGCAGACAGAAAGATTTTAGCTTCTAATGAAGAAGTACAAATTTATTTATACAACACCAAGGAAATTTAA